A DNA window from Bradyrhizobium barranii subsp. barranii contains the following coding sequences:
- a CDS encoding DUF1003 domain-containing protein, translating into MTNEQSHKVHLGPEDQERLRELRAQKPARNVPKLALTPGAMLADRVAETVGSWRFIIIQSVLLGIWIILNMIAFINHWDPYPFILLNLVLSFQAAYAAPIIMMSQNRQSEIDRRHAEHDYRINVKAELEIELLHNKIDALREQEILQLLNIIQRLSAHLAPELVAAIEAEAVPGKT; encoded by the coding sequence ATGACCAACGAGCAAAGCCACAAAGTGCACCTAGGTCCCGAAGATCAGGAGCGGTTGAGAGAACTTCGGGCGCAAAAGCCAGCCCGCAACGTACCCAAGCTCGCACTGACGCCGGGCGCGATGCTTGCCGACCGGGTTGCTGAAACAGTTGGTTCTTGGCGCTTCATCATCATCCAAAGCGTCCTTCTTGGCATTTGGATCATTCTGAACATGATAGCATTCATCAACCATTGGGACCCCTATCCCTTCATTTTGCTGAACTTGGTCCTTTCTTTCCAGGCAGCCTACGCAGCGCCCATCATCATGATGAGCCAGAACCGCCAATCTGAGATTGACCGCAGGCACGCAGAACACGACTACCGAATAAATGTGAAGGCTGAACTCGAGATCGAATTGCTGCACAACAAGATTGACGCCTTGCGTGAGCAAGAAATCTTGCAGCTACTCAACATCATTCAGCGTTTGTCCGCGCACCTTGCGCCCGAGCTTGTCGCGGCTATCGAGGCCGAAGCGGTGCCGGGTAAGACCTAG